The window AAGGAACAAGATTCGGCTATTGAGGAGCTGAACCAACACTAAGCATGGAACCCATCAGACACCAACAGGCACGTAGATACTGCTATGTAGATAAGTCTAAATCATTTTTACCTCTTctgttaattaattattcaTTGTCATTACTATGATTGGGGAATGCTTCCAGACGAGGTACTCGTTACGATCCCGCCAGTACTGTTGGAGTTTACGACTTCTGGCTCAGGCGAGCCTTGCTCCATCCAGCACTCGAAGAACAGAGGATCTGCTCTCACAGAACGGACTGGCTTCGTAGCAGTGCCCTTGAGAGATTCGCCCTGGTACGGCTTCTGCTTGGTTGGGGGCTGGAGGTTGGGCTCTGAGGGGATCCATGGCTGGGGATGCTGCGTCATCATCAAGTTGTTAGTTGGGTTTTGTTACGTTCGCCAGAAGGAGCattgctctcttctcgcttctcctGCTACGTGTTATTTTTGCTTACACCTATGGGAGCTTCAGCCTCGTCTCTCAACTCCAGGGCAAGTGTGAATGTGCATCCCTCTGGCAGCTTCTCAGCGCCCTGCGCCGCATAAGCAAGTCTCTGCAGCGCTCCTCTGAGAGCCTCATGGATGTCGGCCCAGTTGAGTGCATCTTGCACCTCGGCAGCGGCTTCTTcgtcctctccctcttcggAGTCgttgtcttcttcgtcttctggTTGTTGATGAGAAGTCGGTGCTTCCGAGTCTGTTGCAGCTGCGACAACTCCATTCTTGAGCCCCCAGGCTGGGAAGCGCTCCACGTCAAAGACCCATCGCTCACGGActttattgctgctgctgctggcgctgtggacgacgaagacgatgcgCTTGACGGCGCCGGCGTTGAGCTGGTTTGAGATTGCGGAGACGGCGTCGTTGATCCAGGCGCAGACGGCGGGGTGGCGGGATTGGTGGACGGGGAGATTGAAGGCGCGGGCGGTGAGGAAGGATGCTGATGGGTAGAGATTGCGGTGGTAGAGGAGCGAgtggatggcgatggtgaggAATGAGGTGAAGGAGGAGAGCAGGGGCGCTGCGgcgagaagagggagggaaGGGCCTGAGGAAGAGGCTTGGTCTGGACGAGGCTGATTGTGGTGTTGGTCTCGCTGGCGATGGGCTGGTGGCGAGACCGAGGCTGACATTGTGCCGTGATGGCTGCGGTTGTGGTGTTTAgtaaaaggaaggaaaggaaaggaaaggaaaggctTGGGAGACGTGTTGGTCGTGTTTCGCGTTAATGGGGGAACGCCAAGTCATGTGATGGCTGGTGGCAGGTAGCTCCTCCTTCACTAATCGGCGTCAACCGACAGTGCTAATTCCTCAGCCAGCGTACAGTTGGTCAGTCCACTGAAGCTCGAGATGCCCCGCCCATAGGGCTGAGCTCCAGCTATATGTAGAGCTCTTGCGgaggcagcaacagcaatgaCGCATTTTCAACCCGACTTTGACTTTAACAACATCACTTGAGCCTGTATACCCAGCTTGTTTATCAGCCTCAAACAGCACCGCATCACTGATTTTATCATATTGAGAGACGTCGTTATCaagcttctctttttttcaacaATATACCGCTTAATATCCTCTGCTCATACTCATCAACCATGGCTGATGCAACAGCGCCTCCGCCTCTAAGCACAGCTGCCGTCCTCAAGTCCATGGCAGATGCCCTGCCTTCACATGTCCAAGGCGACGACTCGTCCGATCTCGCCTCTTCATACGAGGCCATCGCCCTGCTTGTCCACGCATATCTCGCCTCTCTCGACTTCAGACTATGCGGCTTTGATGAAGACAAGCTCATCCGTAAGCTCTCACTTACCCCACTAGCATCGTATCATACACTCGAGACTCATCCAAAAATCCATGTAGCTGAATGCGCTTCTCTCGCCCCTCGTCTGCCTCCTCAGTGGAACAATGGATTCGGCTCTCTGTCATTCGTCTACAAGCACAAGCAGTCCTCCATGACCTTTGTCGTGCGTGTCGATCGAATGGGCTCAAAAGTCGAGATCCGCGGCCTCGCCGTCGGCGCTGAGAACATCCATCGCTTCGAATACACTGTTCGGGACATCGTCCAGTCCAGGAACCTGCCCATGCGCATCGCCCTCGATGCCCACGGAAACGAAGACAGGAGTGGCCTCCcagagaagctgaagaagctctttGTTTCAAATTATGCCATCGAGCGCATCCTGAACGACACAAGAGTCCAGATCGTGCAGAAG is drawn from Trichoderma asperellum chromosome 4, complete sequence and contains these coding sequences:
- a CDS encoding uncharacterized protein (TransMembrane:1 (o34-57i)), translated to MSASVSPPAHRQRDQHHNQPRPDQASSSGPSLPLLAAAPLLSSFTSFLTIAIHSLLYHRNLYPSASFLTARAFNLPVHQSRHPAVCAWINDAVSAISNQLNAGAVKRIVFVVHSASSSSNKVRERWVFDVERFPAWGLKNGVVAAATDSEAPTSHQQPEDEEDNDSEEGEDEEAAAEVQDALNWADIHEALRGALQRLAYAAQGAEKLPEGCTFTLALELRDEAEAPIGHPQPWIPSEPNLQPPTKQKPYQGESLKGTATKPVRSVRADPLFFECWMEQGSPEPEVVNSNSTGGIVTSTSSGSIPQS